In one window of Macrobrachium rosenbergii isolate ZJJX-2024 chromosome 27, ASM4041242v1, whole genome shotgun sequence DNA:
- the LOC136853412 gene encoding uncharacterized protein yields the protein MKMAGLISVLFLLAGFFPYNVESDSSEEFYIGGDPIRVNRAPVPPVKIKFNITHSLPYYSVPISAPYQDQCPRDEVSLNGICYKLLTQGPCNIDEFVVVDRSSNKSVCRKRFCAPDRILILHSRGNCDPIPYSYQQQNLIECERCHDPRDKYVCPCGRELFLNMYGEPECQCPVGTYEGGPEPTDVCEPLLGETPSCPEGYVFGLENLSKPPVCLPEPCGGKNLKRYLYQFPYVPVSYGKCFQIGVGNEANGVCPPTSYVALALDTFRGICSTLEDAGYQIFSQATLAHFTSLYGPPIERGCTSTIPLPQSEMSFQSEPATSIQMYSHQRKRRQSTGQVQEKRLILD from the exons ATGAAAATGGCAGGTTTAATTTCGGTGCTCTTTCTCTTGGCCGGCTTCTTTCCCTATAATGTCGAATCGGATTCCTCCGAAGAATTCTACATCGGTGGCGATCCTATCAGG GTCAACAGAGCGCCAGTACCTCCAGTCAAGATCAAATTCAATATCACTCATTCACTTCCTTATTACAGTG TGCCAATATCAGCACCATATCAAGATCAATGCCCGAGAGACGAGGTTTCCCTTAATGGAATATGCTACAAGTTGCTGACTCAGGGACCTTGTAATATTGATGAATTCGTCGTGGTGGACCGCAGTAGTAATAAAAGTGTTTGCAGGAAAAGATTCTGCGCACCTGACAGGATTTTAATCCTTCACTCTCGTGGTAACTGTGACCCCATTCCCTACAGCTACCAACAACAAAATCTCATTGAATGCGAACGGTGCCATGACCCTCGGGATAAATATGTCTGCCCCT GTGGACGTGAATTGTTTCTGAATATGTATGGAGAGCCAGAATGTCAGTGTCCTGTTGGTACTTATGAGGGAGGTCCAGAACCAACGGACGTTTGTGAACCGCTGCTTGGAGAAACCCCCAGTTGTCCAGAAGGATAT GTGTTCGGGTTAGAGAACCTCAGCAAGCCACCCGTGTGTTTACCAGAACCTTGTGGGGGCAAAAATCTTAAGCGATATCTTTATCAATTCCCGTACGTGCCTGTATCCTACGGCAAGTGCTTCCAGATTGGAGTT GGGAATGAGGCGAATGGCGTCTGTCCACCCACGAGTTATGTTGCCTTAGCCCTAGATACGTTTCGAGGAATTTGTTCAACACTAGAAGACGCTGGCTATCAGATCTTCAGCCAAGCAACACTTGCACATTTCACTTCTTTATACGGGCCCCCAATTGAAAGAGGATGCACATCTACAATTCCATTGCCACAAAGTGAGATGAGCTTTCAAAG TGAACCAGCCACCAGCATTCAGATGTACTCGCATCAGCGAAAACGTCGCCAGTCAACAGGTCAGGTTCAGGAGAAGCGTTTAATTCTCGACTGA